A portion of the Coturnix japonica isolate 7356 chromosome 4, Coturnix japonica 2.1, whole genome shotgun sequence genome contains these proteins:
- the NONO gene encoding non-POU domain-containing octamer-binding protein, with the protein MQGNKGFNVDKQNHAPRKQHQHPTPAAPAAPIPANGQQADSQKQLGILLPSDEGLTIDLKNFRKPGEKTFTQRSRLFVGNLPPDITEEEMRKLFEKYGKAGEVFIHKDKGFGFIRLETRTLAGIAKVELDNMPLRGKQLRVRFACHSASLTVRNLPQFVSNELLEEAFSVFGQVERAVVIVDDRGRSSGKGIVEFSGKPAARKALERCSDGSFLLTTFPRPVTVEPMDQYDDEEGLPEKLVIRNQQYHKEREQPPRFAQPGSLEYEYAMRWKALIEMEKQQQEQVDRNIKEAREKLEMEMEAARHEHQVMLMRQDLMRRQEELRRMEELHNQEVQKRKQLEIRQEEERRRREEEMRRQQEEMMRRQQEGFKGNFADAREPPDMRMGQMGMGGTIGMNNRGAIGGTNVPAAAPPAAGPGAMIPDGAMGMTPPPPADRFGQGGSMEGLGAMGGNPPAFNRGNPGGEFGPNKRRRY; encoded by the exons ATGCAGGGCAACAAGGGCTTCAACGTGGACAAACAGAACCACGCGCCGCggaagcagcaccagcacccaACACCAGCAGCACCCGCCGCCCCCATCCCCGCCAACGGGCAGCAGGCCGACAGCCAGA AGCAGCTGGGTATCTTACTCCCCTCAGATGAAGGCCTGACCATCGACCTGAAGAACTTCCGGAAACCTGGTGAAAAAACCTTCACCCAAAGAAGCCGCCTCTTTGTGGGGAATCTGCCCCCAGATATTACAGAGGAAGAGATGAGAAAGTTATTTGAGAAGTATGGCAAGGCAGGTGAAGTCTTCATACACAAGGACAAAGGATTTGGCTTTATCAGGCTG GAAACTCGCACTCTGGCAGGGATTGCAAAAGTGGAACTAGACAACATGCCTCTCCGTGGGAAGCAGCTCAGAGTGCGTTTTGCGTGCCACAGCGCATCGCTGACAGTCAGGAACCTGCCTCAGTTCGTGTCCAATGAGCTCCTGGAGGAAGCTTTCTCAGTGTTTGGCCAGGTGGAAAGGGCTGTGGTGATTGTGGATGACAGAGGGCGATCCTCTGGAAAAGGCATTGTGGAGTTCTCAGGGAAGCCTGCTGCTAGGAAAGCCCTGGAGAGATGTAGTGATGGCTCTTTCCTGCTGACAAC ATTCCCTCGGCCTGTGACTGTGGAGCCCATGGATCAATATGATGATGAAGAGGGACTACCAGAAAAACTTGTCATCAGAAACCAGCAATACCACAA GGAGCGTGAGCAACCTCCTCGATTTGCACAGCCTGGCAGCCTTGAGTATGAGTATGCCATGCGTTGGAAGGCTCTAATAGaaatggagaagcagcagcaagaacagGTAGACCGTAACATCAAGGAAGCTCGAGAGaagctggaaatggaaatggaagcaGCTCGCCATGAGCACCAAGTTATGCTCATGAGGCAAG ATTTAATGAGACGCCAGGAAGAActgaggaggatggaggaatTGCATAACCAGGAAGTACAAAAACGTAAACAGTTGGAAATCAG GCAAGAGGAAGAACGCAGGCGCCGTGAGGAGGAAAtgagaaggcagcaggaagagatGATGAGACGCCAGCAGGAAGGCTTCAAGGGGAACTTTGCTGATGCG AGGGAGCCACCAGACATGCGAATGGGacagatggggatgggag gcacCATTGGCATGAACAATAGAGGAGCTATCGGTGGTACCAACGTCCCCGCTGCTGCGCCTCCTGCAGCTGGTCCTGGAGCTATGATACCTGACGGAGCCATGGGAATG